CGTGCGTCAGTAGACCGTCGCTCAATCCCCTCATCAGGGCTCTAAATGTCCGATAGCCGTAGAAGAGGGAATAGCAGGATAGTATGAAGGTCGAGGCTGACAGTTTTGCTATGGACTCTCCATGCTTCCTTATGAAGAGCGCATTGTTCCTACCCTTCCAATAGAACCTGGCTTCAGCGTCTGGCATCCGATCCCCCCCATGCTCGAGAGCTAGGTGGTACACGTAAAACCTCGGTTCTACCACTATCTTGTATCCCATACGCTTGACTTGTCGCTGCAGATCGCTTTCCTCTCTATATCCGGTCCCCTCATATCGCGGGTCGTACCTTACCCCCTCTTCGATTACATCGCGCTTGATCGCCATCAGGTGGGTCACGTATTCCGCAAACCTAGGCCCGTGCTTTGAGTCTAAGAACACAAAACCAGTTAACCTTGTCAACACATCGGCGAGACCCGGTAGTAGGTCTAGAAAGAAGTCCGGATCGACCCTTCTCCTTCTAAGGTTGATCACCCTTCCGCCGACGATGCCCACGCTCCTGCTGGCTATCCACCTAAGGACGGGGACACGCCAGTCGCTAAGTGGAGGTATGTAGTCGTCATCATAGGTTATAAGGACGCTCCTTTCGTCGAAGTTCTGTATGAAGCGCTCCAGAACAATGTTGCGCGCGTTCGTTGAGCCTCTCCTCCCCAGATTAACATCCGAAAATGTATTGAATACACTAGCAGCGGCCTCGGCAACTTCCTTGTACCTCTCTACTACAGCATGAGTAGTCGCGTCCGCAACTAGTATCAGTCCGTCGATCTTAGCCTTCGAGCGGGATAGCGCCTTCACAACCAGACTAAGGGCTTCTG
Above is a genomic segment from Candidatus Nezhaarchaeota archaeon containing:
- a CDS encoding glycosyltransferase; the encoded protein is MKLVVGIPSFNRPEALSLVVKALSRSKAKIDGLILVADATTHAVVERYKEVAEAAASVFNTFSDVNLGRRGSTNARNIVLERFIQNFDERSVLITYDDDYIPPLSDWRVPVLRWIASRSVGIVGGRVINLRRRRVDPDFFLDLLPGLADVLTRLTGFVFLDSKHGPRFAEYVTHLMAIKRDVIEEGVRYDPRYEGTGYREESDLQRQVKRMGYKIVVEPRFYVYHLALEHGGDRMPDAEARFYWKGRNNALFIRKHGESIAKLSASTFILSCYSLFYGYRTFRALMRGLSDGLLTHARANT